Proteins encoded by one window of Vibrio rumoiensis:
- the moaD gene encoding molybdopterin synthase sulfur carrier subunit — MIKVLFFAQTRELVGVDSVTVEADQITAEALRQQLCDKGDQWAQALQSGKLLVAVNQDMVKMDTVLKSGDEVAFFPPVTGG; from the coding sequence ATGATTAAGGTTTTATTTTTTGCTCAAACTCGTGAGCTAGTGGGAGTTGATTCGGTGACCGTTGAAGCCGATCAAATTACGGCGGAAGCCTTGCGTCAACAGCTATGTGATAAAGGTGACCAATGGGCGCAAGCGTTGCAGTCTGGCAAATTATTGGTAGCAGTGAATCAAGATATGGTGAAAATGGACACTGTGCTCAAATCTGGTGATGAGGTTGCCTTTTTCCCACCAGTAACAGGAGGCTAA
- the yvcK gene encoding uridine diphosphate-N-acetylglucosamine-binding protein YvcK — MPIHKTKKVVAIGGGHGLGRMLAALKDFGSNATGIVATTDNGGSTGRIRQCQGGIAWGDTRNCINQLITEPNISSMMFEYRFRGAGELNGHNLGNLMLTALDNLSIRPLDAIHLICDMLKVEVNIVPMSEHPADLTALSKSGKWVRGETNVDDMSEPLQRLYVEPEVPATAEGIDAILSADCIILGPGSFLTSIMPPLLLSDIGKAIAENRHAKVVFVDNLDNEFGPAGMMGLEEKLKWCQRACDGRSVDVLLGENFSETLKQHYQCVEVNLASPNHEWRHDRKKLQQEIEKIILQ, encoded by the coding sequence ATGCCTATTCATAAAACAAAAAAAGTGGTTGCGATTGGCGGAGGACACGGCCTTGGTCGTATGTTAGCCGCTTTGAAAGATTTTGGATCCAATGCTACCGGTATTGTCGCTACAACAGACAATGGCGGCTCAACAGGTCGTATTCGACAATGCCAAGGTGGCATCGCTTGGGGAGATACCCGAAACTGCATCAATCAGCTGATTACCGAACCTAATATTAGTTCAATGATGTTTGAATATCGTTTCCGTGGGGCCGGTGAATTAAATGGCCATAATCTCGGCAATTTAATGTTAACCGCACTTGATAATCTATCGATTCGCCCGCTTGATGCTATTCATCTCATTTGTGACATGCTCAAAGTAGAAGTCAATATTGTTCCGATGTCGGAACATCCTGCCGATCTCACTGCCCTATCAAAATCAGGCAAATGGGTTCGCGGTGAAACCAATGTCGATGATATGTCTGAACCATTACAGCGCCTTTATGTTGAGCCAGAGGTCCCCGCAACCGCAGAAGGGATTGACGCCATTTTATCAGCCGACTGTATTATCCTTGGACCAGGTAGTTTCTTAACCAGCATCATGCCTCCGTTATTATTGTCGGATATCGGCAAAGCTATTGCTGAAAATCGTCACGCTAAAGTGGTATTTGTTGACAATCTCGATAATGAGTTTGGCCCTGCTGGCATGATGGGATTAGAAGAGAAATTAAAATGGTGTCAACGAGCGTGTGATGGACGATCGGTCGATGTTTTGCTAGGTGAAAACTTTTCGGAAACCTTAAAACAACACTATCAATGTGTTGAGGTCAATTTGGCTTCACCAAACCACGAGTGGCGTCATGATAGGAAAAAACTTCAGCAAGAAATCGAGAAGATTATTTTGCAATAA
- the moaA gene encoding GTP 3',8-cyclase MoaA yields MPDFSGVSDVDSSSSATENPQFVDRFSRKFYYLRLSITDVCNFKCTYCLPDGYHPTGKKNSSFLNQAEIKRIVHAFADCGTTKVRITGGEPTLRKDFNDIVASVAQTSGITKVATTTNGYRMAKQVGDWKEAGLTHINVSVDSLDPRLFHQITGENKFHDVMAGIDRAFEVGYQQVKVNVVLLKQFNGHALPSFLNWIKDRPIQLRFIELMQTGEMDELFQQQHQSGVSIRNHLIANGWLLKVKEANDGPAQVFVHPDYQGEIGLIMPYEKGFCETCNRLRVSATGKLHLCLFGEEGVELRDLLQQDEQEKDLIARIQGALDTKSVSHFLQEGKTGMTPHLASIGG; encoded by the coding sequence ATTCCTGATTTTTCGGGCGTATCTGATGTCGACTCGTCTTCGTCAGCCACAGAAAATCCTCAATTTGTCGATCGTTTTTCGCGCAAGTTTTATTATTTGCGCCTGTCGATCACGGATGTGTGTAATTTCAAATGCACCTATTGCTTACCCGATGGCTACCATCCTACCGGTAAGAAAAACTCGTCTTTTCTAAATCAAGCTGAAATTAAGCGTATCGTCCATGCGTTTGCCGATTGTGGTACCACTAAAGTGCGTATTACCGGTGGCGAACCAACCTTACGTAAAGATTTTAACGATATTGTGGCTTCGGTTGCGCAAACCTCGGGTATTACTAAGGTTGCGACAACGACTAACGGCTACCGTATGGCAAAGCAAGTGGGTGACTGGAAAGAGGCCGGTTTAACGCATATCAATGTCAGTGTCGATAGCCTAGACCCTCGCTTATTTCATCAAATTACTGGTGAAAACAAATTCCATGATGTGATGGCCGGTATCGACCGCGCATTTGAAGTAGGCTATCAACAAGTCAAAGTAAACGTTGTTCTATTGAAGCAATTTAATGGTCACGCGTTGCCAAGCTTTTTAAATTGGATTAAAGACCGACCTATTCAATTACGTTTTATCGAGTTAATGCAAACCGGTGAAATGGATGAACTTTTTCAACAACAACATCAATCAGGCGTAAGTATTCGTAATCATTTGATTGCCAATGGTTGGCTATTGAAAGTTAAAGAGGCCAATGATGGGCCTGCACAAGTGTTTGTTCATCCAGACTATCAAGGTGAAATTGGCTTGATTATGCCGTATGAAAAAGGCTTTTGTGAAACCTGTAATCGCCTGCGTGTGTCTGCAACCGGTAAACTGCATTTGTGTTTGTTTGGTGAAGAAGGCGTAGAGTTACGTGATTTACTTCAGCAGGATGAGCAAGAAAAAGACCTTATCGCACGAATTCAAGGGGCGCTCGATACCAAGTCCGTCAGCCACTTTTTGCAAGAAGGCAAAACGGGTATGACGCCACATTTAGCGTCTATCGGCGGATAA
- the moaB gene encoding molybdenum cofactor biosynthesis protein B codes for MARVAAEFKPARIAVLTVSDSRTPENDTSGDYFVEQLQLEGHQLAERQIIADNKYKIRALVSQWIADDAIQAVLISGGTGFTAKNYTTEALKPLFDKQVEGFGEIFRMLSFDDIGSSSLQSRAIAGMANQTVIFAMPGSTGACRLGWEKLIKEQLDARHRPCNFMPHLSV; via the coding sequence ATGGCACGTGTTGCTGCTGAGTTTAAACCTGCACGAATTGCAGTCTTGACCGTATCGGATTCTCGAACGCCTGAAAATGATACATCGGGTGATTATTTTGTTGAGCAACTTCAGCTAGAAGGGCATCAACTGGCTGAGCGTCAAATTATCGCAGATAACAAATATAAAATTCGCGCTTTGGTTTCTCAATGGATTGCCGATGATGCGATCCAAGCGGTTTTAATTAGCGGTGGCACTGGCTTTACTGCAAAAAACTATACAACGGAAGCACTTAAGCCTTTATTTGATAAACAAGTCGAAGGGTTTGGTGAAATCTTTCGTATGCTGTCTTTTGATGATATTGGTTCCTCGAGCTTACAATCTCGTGCAATCGCTGGAATGGCGAATCAAACCGTTATCTTTGCGATGCCAGGTTCAACCGGCGCATGTCGCCTAGGTTGGGAAAAGTTAATCAAGGAGCAGCTTGATGCGCGTCATCGCCCTTGTAACTTCATGCCGCATTTGTCTGTTTAG
- the uvrB gene encoding excinuclease ABC subunit UvrB: MSKLYQLVSDYQPAGDQPEAIAKLSEGLEVGLAHQTLLGVTGSGKTFTLANVIAKAQRPTILLAPNKTLAAQLYGEMKSFFPNNAVEYFVSYYDYYQPEAYVPTTDTFIEKDSSVNAHIEQMRLSATKSLIERKDAIIVASVSAIYGLGDPDSYLKMMLHIRRGDMLEQRDIIRRLAELQYSRNDMVFERGNFRVRGEVIDVFPADSEHDAIRLEMFDEEVECISIFDPLTGAIKQRDIARATIYPKTHYVTPRERILEAIENIKEELVERQKVLRDNNKLLEDQRISQRTQFDIEMMNELGFCSGIENYSRYLSGRKEGEPPPTLFDYLPHDGLLIIDESHVTVPQIGAMYKGDRSRKETLVEFGFRLPSALDNRPLRFEEFESLAPQTIYVSATPSAYELDKSGGDVAEQVVRPTGLLDPEIEVRPVATQVDDLLSEIRQRVAVNERVLVTTLTKRMAEDLTEYLTEHDVKVRYLHSDIDTVERVEIIRDLRLGEFDVLVGINLLREGLDMPEVSLVAILDADKEGFLRSERSLIQTIGRAARNVKGKAILYGDSITKSMRKAIDETERRRAKQQQYNEEKGTTPQALKKSIQDIMELGHVGTRKGKKDSNVISLSKVAEQAAEYQALTPQQLEKQISQLESEMYQHAQNLEFEQAAQKRDEIEKLRAQFIVNS, encoded by the coding sequence ATGAGTAAGTTGTATCAACTGGTTTCCGATTATCAGCCGGCAGGCGATCAACCTGAAGCCATCGCGAAGTTATCTGAAGGTTTGGAAGTTGGCTTAGCGCATCAAACCTTATTAGGGGTAACCGGATCTGGCAAAACGTTTACCTTAGCGAATGTGATTGCTAAAGCACAACGTCCGACCATTTTACTTGCACCTAACAAGACTCTAGCCGCGCAACTTTATGGGGAAATGAAAAGCTTTTTCCCAAACAATGCGGTTGAATATTTTGTCTCTTATTACGACTACTATCAGCCAGAAGCTTATGTGCCAACGACAGACACCTTTATTGAAAAGGATTCTTCAGTTAACGCTCATATTGAACAAATGCGTTTATCTGCCACCAAATCTTTAATTGAACGTAAAGATGCCATCATCGTTGCTTCTGTTTCTGCTATTTATGGTTTGGGTGATCCGGATTCTTATTTAAAGATGATGCTACACATTCGTCGTGGTGACATGTTAGAGCAACGTGACATAATCCGCCGTTTAGCGGAGCTACAATACAGTCGAAACGATATGGTTTTTGAGCGAGGGAACTTCCGAGTTCGAGGTGAAGTCATTGACGTGTTTCCTGCCGACTCCGAACATGATGCCATTCGACTAGAAATGTTTGACGAAGAAGTTGAATGTATCAGTATTTTTGATCCTTTAACTGGCGCCATTAAGCAAAGAGATATTGCTCGCGCGACCATCTATCCCAAAACCCACTACGTAACGCCGCGTGAACGAATTCTCGAAGCGATTGAAAATATCAAAGAAGAATTGGTTGAAAGACAAAAAGTACTAAGAGATAACAATAAGTTGCTGGAAGATCAGCGTATTTCTCAACGTACCCAGTTTGATATCGAAATGATGAATGAGCTGGGTTTTTGTTCTGGTATCGAAAACTACTCTCGTTACTTAAGTGGCCGTAAAGAAGGTGAGCCACCACCGACCTTATTTGACTACTTACCCCACGATGGCTTGTTAATTATTGATGAGTCACACGTGACGGTACCTCAAATTGGCGCGATGTATAAAGGTGACCGTTCTCGTAAAGAAACCTTGGTTGAATTTGGTTTCCGTTTACCTTCGGCGTTAGATAATAGGCCATTGCGTTTTGAGGAATTTGAATCGCTGGCTCCGCAAACCATTTATGTTTCAGCGACTCCAAGTGCCTACGAGTTAGACAAGTCGGGGGGGGATGTGGCTGAGCAAGTCGTGCGCCCAACCGGGTTACTCGACCCTGAAATTGAAGTGCGTCCGGTTGCCACTCAAGTGGATGATTTATTATCAGAAATTCGTCAGCGTGTTGCGGTGAATGAGCGTGTACTCGTGACCACCTTAACCAAGCGTATGGCGGAAGACTTGACGGAATACCTGACAGAGCATGATGTGAAGGTCCGTTATTTACATTCAGATATTGATACGGTGGAACGTGTTGAAATTATCCGAGACCTGCGTTTAGGTGAGTTTGATGTGTTAGTGGGCATTAACTTACTTCGAGAAGGGTTGGATATGCCAGAGGTCTCTTTGGTGGCCATTTTAGATGCCGACAAAGAAGGCTTTTTACGTTCAGAGCGGTCCTTAATTCAGACGATTGGTCGAGCAGCACGTAACGTCAAGGGTAAGGCGATTTTATATGGTGACAGCATTACTAAATCGATGCGTAAAGCAATTGATGAAACAGAACGTCGCCGTGCTAAGCAACAGCAATATAATGAAGAAAAAGGCACGACGCCTCAAGCTTTGAAGAAAAGCATTCAAGATATTATGGAGCTGGGGCATGTTGGAACACGTAAAGGCAAAAAAGACAGTAATGTTATTTCGCTATCTAAGGTTGCTGAGCAAGCGGCCGAGTACCAAGCTTTAACGCCACAGCAGCTTGAGAAACAAATAAGCCAATTGGAAAGTGAAATGTACCAACATGCACAAAACTTAGAGTTTGAACAAGCGGCACAAAAACGCGATGAAATAGAAAAGTTACGAGCTCAGTTTATTGTGAATAGTTAA
- the moaC gene encoding cyclic pyranopterin monophosphate synthase MoaC: MSQFTHINASGEANMVDVSAKQETVREARAEAWVSMSKETLDLIVSGSHHKGDVFATARIAGIQAAKKTWDLIPLCHPLLLSKVEVQLEAKPETNQVRIESVCKLAGKTGVEMEALTAASVAALTIYDMCKAVQKDMVIGQVRLLEKTGGKSGHFVAILK; the protein is encoded by the coding sequence ATGTCTCAATTTACTCATATTAATGCCTCCGGCGAAGCTAACATGGTCGATGTGTCCGCTAAACAAGAAACGGTACGAGAAGCTCGCGCTGAAGCTTGGGTTAGCATGTCGAAAGAAACATTAGATCTTATTGTGTCGGGTTCACATCATAAAGGTGATGTATTTGCCACGGCACGTATTGCCGGTATTCAAGCGGCTAAGAAAACATGGGATTTAATTCCACTTTGCCATCCTTTACTACTTTCAAAAGTCGAAGTGCAATTAGAAGCGAAACCGGAAACCAATCAAGTTCGCATTGAATCTGTATGCAAGCTAGCTGGAAAAACTGGGGTTGAAATGGAAGCGTTAACGGCGGCTTCGGTTGCGGCTTTGACCATCTACGATATGTGTAAAGCGGTACAAAAAGATATGGTGATTGGTCAAGTTCGTTTACTTGAAAAAACTGGCGGTAAGTCTGGTCATTTCGTTGCGATACTCAAGTAA
- the moaE gene encoding molybdopterin synthase catalytic subunit MoaE: MSSTGMVQEIVSVQFEDFDVGAEYQQLAQGTDAGAVVTFVGKVRDMNLGDSVTGLSLEHYPGMTERSLMQICEQAKSRWPLLNIRVIHRVGDLDLGDQIVFVGVSSAHRNAAFEACEFVMDYLKTQAPFWKKERTTEEVRWVDSRDSDAKAAERWK; encoded by the coding sequence ATGTCTTCAACTGGAATGGTTCAAGAAATAGTCAGTGTGCAGTTTGAAGACTTTGATGTAGGCGCAGAATATCAGCAGCTTGCACAAGGTACTGACGCTGGTGCAGTAGTGACCTTTGTCGGTAAAGTACGCGATATGAATCTTGGTGATTCAGTAACGGGGTTGAGTTTAGAGCATTACCCCGGTATGACAGAGCGTTCTTTAATGCAAATTTGTGAACAAGCGAAATCACGTTGGCCACTGCTGAATATCCGAGTGATCCATCGTGTCGGTGATTTAGATTTGGGTGATCAAATTGTCTTTGTTGGTGTTTCTAGCGCTCACCGTAATGCGGCATTTGAAGCCTGTGAATTCGTTATGGACTACCTAAAAACGCAAGCACCATTTTGGAAAAAAGAACGTACCACCGAAGAGGTTCGCTGGGTCGATTCTCGTGATTCTGATGCCAAAGCGGCCGAACGTTGGAAATAG
- the rsxB gene encoding electron transport complex subunit RsxB produces MSTILIAVIAIAALAAVFGVILGFASIRFKVEADPIVDQIDSILPQTQCGQCGYPGCRPYAEAIANGDAITKCPPGGQAGIEKLADLMGVDVPTDSDGVEEAVKKVAFIHEDMCIGCTKCIQACPVDAIVGGTKALHTVIKSECTGCDLCVAPCPTDCIEMIPIETTPDTWKWQLELIPVVTDLEPSSASADSKEQTVS; encoded by the coding sequence ATGTCTACCATCTTAATCGCCGTCATTGCTATTGCTGCTCTCGCCGCCGTTTTTGGCGTCATTTTAGGATTTGCGTCTATTCGCTTTAAAGTGGAAGCGGATCCGATTGTCGACCAAATCGATAGTATTCTACCGCAGACCCAATGCGGTCAATGTGGCTACCCAGGTTGCCGCCCTTATGCGGAAGCGATAGCCAATGGTGATGCTATTACCAAATGTCCTCCGGGTGGGCAAGCTGGCATTGAAAAATTAGCCGACTTGATGGGCGTTGATGTTCCTACCGATTCAGATGGCGTAGAAGAAGCCGTAAAAAAAGTGGCCTTTATTCACGAGGACATGTGTATTGGCTGTACCAAATGCATCCAAGCTTGCCCAGTCGATGCTATCGTTGGTGGTACAAAAGCGCTGCACACGGTGATTAAAAGCGAATGTACGGGTTGTGATTTATGCGTTGCGCCATGCCCGACAGATTGTATTGAAATGATCCCAATCGAAACCACACCAGATACTTGGAAATGGCAGCTCGAACTTATTCCTGTCGTCACCGATCTTGAACCATCATCAGCTTCTGCTGACTCTAAAGAACAAACCGTGAGTTAA
- the rsxA gene encoding electron transport complex subunit RsxA, which produces MTDYLLLLVGTVLVNNFVLVKFLGICPFMGVSKKLETAIGMGLATTFVLTLASVCSYLVQTYILRPLGIEYLQTMSFILVIAFVVQFTEMVVHKTSPTLYRLLGIFLPLITTNCAVLGVALLNINENHNFIESIIYGFGAAVGFSLVLILFASMRERIAAADVPAPFKGASIAMITAGLMSLAFMGFTGLVK; this is translated from the coding sequence ATGACAGACTATCTACTGTTGCTTGTTGGCACTGTCTTGGTCAACAACTTTGTTCTGGTTAAATTTCTCGGTATTTGCCCTTTTATGGGGGTATCTAAAAAGCTTGAAACTGCGATTGGCATGGGCCTTGCGACCACTTTCGTTTTAACCTTAGCATCCGTCTGCTCATACCTTGTTCAAACTTATATTTTGCGTCCCCTTGGGATTGAATACCTACAAACTATGAGCTTCATTTTAGTGATCGCTTTCGTGGTTCAATTTACCGAAATGGTGGTGCATAAAACCAGCCCAACTCTATACCGTTTACTTGGGATATTTTTACCACTCATCACCACTAACTGTGCCGTATTAGGGGTTGCGCTACTGAATATTAATGAAAATCATAACTTTATCGAGTCGATTATCTATGGTTTCGGTGCTGCAGTAGGTTTCTCACTTGTTCTCATTTTATTCGCCTCCATGCGTGAGCGCATTGCCGCAGCGGATGTCCCCGCCCCATTTAAAGGTGCTTCTATTGCGATGATTACCGCTGGGCTAATGTCACTTGCCTTTATGGGCTTTACAGGTTTGGTTAAATAA